The following are from one region of the Nicotiana tomentosiformis chromosome 7, ASM39032v3, whole genome shotgun sequence genome:
- the LOC138896175 gene encoding uncharacterized mitochondrial protein AtMg00860-like: MAFLGNLVSSKGIHLDPKKIEAVQSCPKPSSATEIRSFLGLASYYRHFVENFSSIVSPLTKLTQKGATFRWSDECEESFQKLKAALTTTPVLVLPSALGSYTVYYDASRISIRCVLM; the protein is encoded by the coding sequence ATGGCGTTCTTAGGGAACTTGGTGTCCAGTAAGGGGATTCAtttggatccaaagaagatagaggcggttcaaagTTGTCccaaaccgtcctcagctacggagattcgaagctttctcggcttggccagttattatcgtcacttcgtGGAGAATTTTTCGTCTATTGtatcacctttgaccaaattaacccagaagggtgctacttttaggtggtcggatgagtgtgaggagagctttcagaagctcaaagctgccttgaccacaactccagttctagttcttcCTTCAGCtttaggctcttatacagtgtattatgatgcttctcggattagtATTAgatgtgtattgatgtag